Proteins encoded in a region of the Benincasa hispida cultivar B227 chromosome 2, ASM972705v1, whole genome shotgun sequence genome:
- the LOC120071321 gene encoding ankyrin repeat domain-containing protein 13B-like → MEEFSKYAHSPAHLAVARRDYVALRFIISTLPQLAKAGEVNTETESIAAELEADAVSAVIDRRDVPGRETPLHLAVRLCDPISAEILMAAGADWSLQNEYGWSALQEAVCNREDSIAMIIARYYQPLAWAKWCRRLPRIVASAGRIRDFYMEMTFHFESSVIPFIGRIAPSDTYRIWKRGSNLRADMTLAGFDGFRIQRSDQTFLFLGEGYSLDDKVITLPPGSLIILTHKEKEITNALEGAGAQPTDAEVAHEVDLMSRTNMYRPGIDVTQAELLPHLNWRRQERTEVVGNWKAKIYDMLHVIVSVKSRRVPGAMTDEELFAADDEDRLARVGEHDEYDDVLTGEERKQLDSALRMGSSDTHLEYEEQGVTDRQENGSIGSCDSFESNGIVKEKKSWFGWNKKSARSNSDEPDDSKVLKKFSKSAPEGSNHKVVEPPISSDFSFEDTGDNTKKGKDKSSKKKKKKGATTESKNESEYKKSLRPVLWLTQDFPLKTDELLPLLDILANKVKAIRRLRELLTTKLPPGTFPVKVAIPIVPTIRVLVTFTKFEELQPVEEFATPPSSPDHFQDAKVKDSEGSSSSWIPWMRGSRGGQLSDGDSHKDEVDPFLIPSDYIWVDANEKKRRMKAKKAKSKRHRKHAAAKGGSTAPQVHWRFELYWVREGQTRFA, encoded by the exons ATGGAGGAATTTTCTAAATATGCTCATAGTCCTGCCCATTTAGCAGTTGCACGTCGAGACTATGTTGCTCTTAGATTCATTATCTCCACGCTACCACAATTAGCCAAGGCAGGTGAGGTCAACACTGAAACGGAATCGATTGCAGCAGAGCTAGAAGCTGATGCTGTGTCTGCTGTTATTGATCGACGTGATGTCCCAGGACGTGAGACACCTCTCCACCTTGCAGTACGGCTTTGCGACCCGATTTCTGCAGAGATTTTGATGGCCGCTGGAGCAGATTGGAGCCTTCAGAATGAATATGGTTGGAGTGCTCTTCAGGAGGCAGTTTGCAATAGAGAGGATTCAATAGCTATGATTATTGCACGATACTATCAGCCCCTGGCTTGGGCAAAATGGTGCCGTAGGCTTCCTCGCATTGTTGCCTCAGCAGGCCGCATACGTGATTTTTATATGGAAATGACATTTCATTTTGAGAGCTCTGTAATTCCATTTATTGGGCGAATAGCTCCATCCGATACGTACCGTATTTGGAAGCGTGGTTCCAATCTTCGGGCAGATATGACCCTTGCTGGTTTTGATGGTTTTCGAATACAACGTTCTGACCAGACATTTCTCTTTCTTGGAGAAGGCTACTCATTAGATGATAAAGTTATTACTTTGCCACCTGGTTCTTTGATTATTCTTACCCacaaagagaaggaaattaCAAATGCTCTGGAAGGAGCTGGTGCACAACCAACTGATGCTGAAGTTGCTCACGAAGTGGATTTAATGTCAAGGACAAATATGTATAGACCAGGCATCGATGTAACTCAGGCTGAGTTGCTTCCTCATTTAAATTGGCGACGTCAAGAAAGGACTGAGGTGGTTGGAAATTGGAAAGCAAAAATATATGACATGCTTCATGTAATTGTGAGTGTGAAATCAAGGCGGGTTCCTGGTGCTATGACTGATGAAGAGCTATTTGCTGCAGATGATGAAGATAGATTAGCCCGTGTTGGTGAGCATGATGAATATGATGATGTATTAACAGGTGAGGAGAGAAAGCAGTTGGATTCAGCACTTCGTATGGGAAGCTCAGATACCCATCTTGAGTATGAGGAACAAGGGGTAACTGATCGTCAGGAAAATGGATCAATAGGTTCCTGTGACAGTTTTGAGTCCAATGGTATTGTTAAGGAAAAGAAGAGTTGGTTTGGTTGGAACAAGAAAAGTGCAAGGAGTAATAGTGATGAGCCAGATGATTCAAAGGTCTTGAAGAAATTCTCAAAGTCGGCCCCAGAAGGTAGCAATCATAAAGTAGTCGAGCCTCCAATTTCTTctgatttttcttttgaagatacAGGCGATAATACCAAGAAGGGAAAAGATAAGAGTagtaagaaaaagaagaagaaaggagccACTACTGAATCTAAAAATGAGAGTGAGTACAAAAAGAGTTTAAGACCCGTCTTGTGGTTGACACAAGATTTCCCTTTAAAAACTGATGAGCTTCTGCCTTTGCTTGACATCCTTGCTAACAAGGTAAAGGCTATCAGGAGATTAAGGGAACTTCTAACTACCAAGTTGCCTCCTGGCACATTTCCTGTGAAG GTTGCCATCCCTATCGTCCCAACAATTAGGGTGCTCGTTACTTTCACAAAGTTTGAAGAGCTTCAGCCAGTGGAAGAATTTGCAACTCCTCCTTCCAGTCCAGATCATTTCCAGGATGCTAAAGTTAAGGATTCAGAaggatcttcttcttcatggATTCCATGGATGAGAGGAAGTCGTGGTGGGCAATTAAGTGATGGTGACAGTCACAAGGATGAAGTTGATCCGTTCCTCATACCCTCAGACTATATATGGGTCGATGCTAATGAGAAAAAACGGCGGATGAAGGCAAAGAAAGCCAAGAGTAAAAGGCATCGAAAACACGCAGCCGCCAAAGGTGGAAGTACGGCACCTCAG GTCCACTGGAGATTTGAACTCTACTGGGTTCGAGAAGGCCAAACGAGATTCGcctaa